A segment of the Sanyastnella coralliicola genome:
GTGCTGTCTGAAATCTGACAGAAATATGCCCAAAGTGGTACTTCCGGACGATCCATGTCTTGATGCAACATGGGTACGACACAAATTGGGAAATCTCCGGCGATTCCACCTCCAATTTGGAAGAACCCAATGCCTTTGTCATCTGCTTCTTGCGTGTACCATTCAGCTAACCACATCATGTATTCAATTCCAGACTTTGTGGTGCTTGGTTTCGTATCGCCCATGAGGCAGTGCGCTGCGAAAATGTTCCCTAGCGTGCTGTCTTCCCACCCTGGACAGATAATCGGTAGGTTCTTTTCTGCCGCAGCTATCATCCAAGAATCCTTCGGGTCGATTTCGTAGTACTGTTCGAGTACTCCTGAGTTGAGTGCTTCGTAGAAGAATTCATGCGGGAACATGCGTCGGCCTTCGGCCTCAGCCTTCTTCCAAATATCAACCATGTGGCCTTCTAGACGACGAAAAGCTTCGTCTTCTGGAATGCAGGTATCGGTGACGCGGTTCAGTCCGCGATCAAGTAGTGCTTGTTCATCTTCAGCTGTCAAGTCGCGGTAGTGAGGAACGCGCTGGTAGTGGCTGTGTGCCACGAGATTCATCACGTCTTCTTCCAAATTGGCTCCAGTACAAGAGATGATATGCACCTTGTCTTGGCGGATCATTTCGGCCAGTGTTTTCCCTAACTCCGCAGTACTCATGGCACCCGCGAGAGAGATTAACATCTTCCCACCTGCTTCCAGGTGACGCTCATATCCTTTGGCCGCATCTTTAACGACAGCGGCGTTGAAGTGGA
Coding sequences within it:
- a CDS encoding deoxyhypusine synthase family protein — encoded protein: MGAIRDFIEEHYLHFNAAVVKDAAKGYERHLEAGGKMLISLAGAMSTAELGKTLAEMIRQDKVHIISCTGANLEEDVMNLVAHSHYQRVPHYRDLTAEDEQALLDRGLNRVTDTCIPEDEAFRRLEGHMVDIWKKAEAEGRRMFPHEFFYEALNSGVLEQYYEIDPKDSWMIAAAEKNLPIICPGWEDSTLGNIFAAHCLMGDTKPSTTKSGIEYMMWLAEWYTQEADDKGIGFFQIGGGIAGDFPICVVPMLHQDMDRPEVPLWAYFCQISDSTTSYGSYSGAVPNEKITWGKLGIDTPKYIIESDATIVAPLVFSWLLDR